In a genomic window of Desulfobaccales bacterium:
- the carB gene encoding carbamoyl-phosphate synthase large subunit produces the protein MPKRTDIKKILIIGSGPIIISQACEFDYSGTQACKALREEGYEVVLINSNPATIMTDPEMADRTYIEPITPDMVCQVIERERPDAILPTLGGQTGLNCAIAVAETGILEKYGVEMIGASPDVIKKAEDRELFRDAMANINLRVPKSVIIRTLEEAVDAVPVIGYPVIVRPSFTLGGTGGGIAYNLEDLQTMSAQGLEASMITEVMLEESVVGWKEFELEVMRDFQDNVVIICSIENVDPMGVHTGDSITVAPAQTLTDREYQAMRDAAIAIIREIGVETGGSNIQFAINPENGDMVIIEMNPRVSRSSALASKATGFPIAKIAAKLAVGFTLDEIPNDITKETYASFEPTIDYCVVKIPRWAFEKFPGAEDFLTTSMKSVGEVMAIGRTFKEALQKGIRSLEISRFGLGADGKDLAQLSPDELRTRLRVPNSQRLFYLRQALRDGLSVEEIFELTGIDPWFLYQMRDIVSFSDELAAFGELLRQGRGQDQVEDMLRRAKEFGFSDKQLAHLWGGTEESLAAMRQEHGVTPVYKLVDTCAAEFEAYTPYYYSTYEWEDEARRTTGDKVMILGGGPNRIGQGIEFDYCCCQASFALKELGVESIMVNSNPETVSTDYDTSDKLYFEPLTKEDVINIVATEQPLGLILQFGGQTPLNLAVPLGKAGVRIMGTGADAIDRAEDRRLFKQMLNKLGLKQPPNDTATSVEQAIAIAHDITYPVLVRPSYVLGGRAMQIVSNDEALTNFMKWALEASPEHPILIDKFLEDAIEVDVDAICDGKITVIGGIMEHIEEAGIHSGDSACVLPPFTLTRSVQEEIKTQTRALAAELGVIGLLNIQFAVKRDQIYVLEVNPRASRTVPFVSKATGVSLAKLATKVMLGHSLAELGFTQEIEPPYFAVKESVFPFRRFPGVDPLLGPEMRSTGEVMGIDEDFGLAFAKSQLAAGQVVPLEGGVIFSVKDADKPQAVTLAQGYAAEGFKLYATSGTAKVFREHKLPVTEVYKVREERPHIIDRIKSHEIALLVNTPEGRETPSDSHSIRHVALDHNIPYTTTMAAARATLDAIRALKRGKLEVKSLQEYHAKIKKTL, from the coding sequence GCAAGGCCTTGCGGGAAGAAGGCTACGAAGTCGTCCTGATCAACTCCAATCCCGCCACCATCATGACCGACCCCGAGATGGCCGACCGCACCTATATCGAGCCCATCACCCCGGACATGGTCTGCCAGGTGATCGAACGCGAGCGCCCCGACGCCATTCTCCCCACCCTGGGGGGCCAAACCGGCCTCAACTGCGCCATTGCCGTGGCCGAAACCGGCATCCTGGAAAAATACGGCGTTGAGATGATCGGGGCCTCACCCGACGTCATCAAAAAGGCCGAAGACCGCGAGCTCTTCCGGGACGCCATGGCCAACATCAATCTCCGGGTGCCGAAAAGCGTCATCATCCGCACCCTGGAGGAGGCCGTGGACGCGGTCCCGGTCATCGGTTATCCCGTTATCGTGCGCCCCAGTTTCACCCTGGGTGGCACCGGCGGCGGCATCGCCTACAACCTGGAGGACCTGCAAACCATGTCCGCCCAGGGCCTGGAAGCCAGCATGATTACCGAAGTGATGCTCGAAGAGTCCGTGGTGGGCTGGAAAGAATTCGAACTGGAAGTGATGCGGGACTTCCAGGACAACGTGGTGATCATCTGCTCCATCGAAAACGTCGACCCCATGGGAGTCCATACCGGTGACTCCATCACCGTGGCCCCGGCCCAGACCCTCACCGACCGGGAGTACCAGGCCATGCGGGACGCGGCCATCGCCATCATCCGGGAAATCGGCGTCGAGACCGGCGGCTCCAACATCCAGTTCGCCATCAACCCGGAAAACGGCGACATGGTGATCATCGAGATGAACCCCCGGGTCTCCCGCTCCTCGGCCCTGGCCTCTAAGGCCACCGGCTTCCCCATCGCCAAGATCGCGGCCAAGCTCGCGGTGGGCTTCACCCTGGATGAAATTCCCAACGACATCACCAAAGAGACCTACGCCTCGTTTGAGCCCACCATTGATTACTGCGTGGTCAAGATTCCCCGTTGGGCCTTCGAAAAATTCCCGGGGGCCGAAGATTTCCTCACCACCTCCATGAAATCCGTGGGCGAAGTCATGGCCATCGGCCGCACCTTCAAGGAAGCCCTGCAAAAAGGCATCCGTTCCCTCGAGATCTCCCGCTTCGGCCTGGGCGCCGACGGCAAGGACTTGGCCCAACTCTCGCCCGATGAACTGCGCACCCGCCTGCGGGTCCCCAATTCCCAGCGCCTCTTCTACCTGCGCCAGGCCTTGCGCGACGGTCTGTCCGTGGAGGAAATCTTTGAACTCACCGGCATCGACCCCTGGTTCCTCTACCAGATGCGCGACATCGTGAGCTTCTCCGACGAATTGGCCGCGTTCGGCGAACTCCTCCGCCAGGGCCGGGGCCAGGATCAGGTAGAGGATATGCTCCGCCGGGCCAAGGAGTTCGGCTTCTCCGATAAACAACTGGCCCACCTCTGGGGCGGCACCGAGGAGAGCCTCGCGGCCATGCGCCAGGAGCATGGCGTCACCCCGGTCTACAAGCTAGTGGACACCTGCGCCGCGGAATTCGAGGCCTACACCCCGTATTACTATTCCACCTATGAGTGGGAAGACGAGGCCCGGAGAACCACTGGAGACAAAGTTATGATCCTGGGCGGCGGCCCCAACCGCATCGGCCAGGGCATCGAATTCGATTACTGCTGCTGCCAGGCCTCCTTCGCCTTAAAAGAATTGGGGGTCGAGTCCATCATGGTCAACTCAAACCCCGAAACCGTGTCCACCGACTACGACACCTCCGACAAGCTCTATTTCGAGCCCCTGACCAAAGAAGACGTGATCAACATCGTCGCCACGGAACAGCCCCTGGGGCTCATACTCCAGTTCGGCGGCCAGACCCCCTTGAACCTGGCGGTCCCCCTGGGTAAGGCGGGCGTCCGCATCATGGGCACCGGGGCAGACGCCATCGACCGGGCCGAGGATCGCCGCCTCTTCAAGCAAATGTTGAACAAGCTGGGCCTCAAGCAGCCCCCCAACGACACCGCCACCAGCGTCGAGCAGGCCATAGCCATCGCCCACGACATCACTTACCCCGTGCTGGTGCGGCCATCTTATGTCCTGGGTGGGCGGGCCATGCAGATCGTCTCCAACGACGAAGCCCTGACCAACTTCATGAAGTGGGCCTTAGAGGCCTCCCCTGAGCATCCCATCCTCATCGACAAATTTCTGGAAGACGCCATCGAAGTGGACGTGGACGCCATCTGCGACGGCAAAATCACCGTCATCGGCGGCATCATGGAGCACATCGAAGAGGCCGGCATCCATTCCGGCGACTCCGCCTGCGTCTTGCCTCCCTTCACCTTAACCCGCTCCGTCCAGGAAGAAATCAAGACCCAGACCCGGGCCCTGGCTGCCGAACTGGGGGTCATCGGGCTCCTCAACATCCAGTTCGCGGTCAAACGCGACCAGATTTACGTCCTCGAAGTCAATCCCCGGGCCTCCCGCACCGTGCCCTTCGTGTCCAAGGCCACCGGCGTCTCGCTGGCCAAGCTCGCCACCAAGGTGATGCTGGGCCATAGCCTGGCCGAGTTGGGCTTTACCCAAGAAATCGAGCCGCCCTATTTTGCCGTGAAAGAGTCGGTCTTTCCCTTCCGGCGCTTCCCCGGGGTGGACCCGCTGCTCGGCCCCGAGATGCGCTCCACCGGCGAAGTCATGGGGATAGATGAAGACTTCGGCCTGGCCTTTGCCAAGTCCCAACTGGCTGCCGGCCAGGTCGTCCCCCTTGAAGGCGGCGTCATCTTCAGCGTCAAAGACGCGGACAAGCCCCAGGCCGTCACCCTGGCCCAGGGTTACGCGGCCGAGGGCTTTAAGCTTTACGCCACCAGCGGCACCGCCAAAGTCTTTCGGGAGCACAAACTTCCGGTCACGGAAGTCTATAAGGTCCGGGAGGAGCGGCCCCACATCATCGACCGCATCAAGAGCCACGAAATCGCCCTCCTGGTCAACACCCCCGAAGGCCGGGAAACCCCCAGCGATTCCCACTCCATCCGCCACGTGGCCCTGGACCACAACATCCCCTACACCACCACCATGGCCGCAGCCCGCGCCACCCTGGACGCCATCCGCGCCCTAAAACGCGGCAAACTGGAAGTAAAAAGCCTCCAGGAGTACCACGCCAAGATCAAAAAAACCTTATGA
- a CDS encoding type II toxin-antitoxin system HicA family toxin gives MTKLPVVSGRQLVKALANVGYLFDHQQGSHIILRHKSPPHRRLTIPDHKEIAKGTLRQIIRESGLSSTELIQLL, from the coding sequence ATGACCAAGCTGCCGGTGGTGTCCGGCCGCCAGCTAGTCAAAGCGCTGGCCAACGTGGGATACCTCTTTGATCATCAGCAGGGGAGCCATATCATCCTTCGGCACAAGTCCCCGCCACATCGTCGTCTTACTATCCCGGACCATAAAGAAATCGCCAAGGGGACACTACGACAGATTATTCGGGAAAGTGGTTTGTCTTCAACTGAACTCATTCAACTTCTTTGA
- a CDS encoding type II toxin-antitoxin system RelE/ParE family toxin yields the protein MPYDVVLTRPALRVYQKLPYKLKVAVDRCIIELEENPKYGPNIQRLKGQPDCFRYQVGGWRILFRIDEMGKEVRIYGIRPRGDVYKHGH from the coding sequence ATGCCGTATGACGTAGTCCTGACGCGGCCAGCCCTGAGAGTTTACCAGAAGTTACCTTATAAACTCAAGGTCGCGGTGGACCGCTGTATTATCGAATTAGAAGAGAACCCGAAGTATGGCCCCAATATTCAGAGGCTCAAAGGCCAACCGGATTGCTTTCGTTATCAGGTGGGCGGCTGGCGGATTCTCTTTAGAATTGATGAAATGGGGAAAGAAGTAAGGATTTACGGAATAAGACCCCGAGGAGACGTATACAAACATGGCCACTGA
- a CDS encoding DUF2281 domain-containing protein: MTRLEQLVKELPPELHREAEDFLEFLLAKRSRKKKAALKLDWRGGLRDLRDRYTSVELQHKAQEWWGD; the protein is encoded by the coding sequence ATGACCCGGCTTGAGCAATTAGTCAAGGAACTTCCGCCCGAATTGCACCGTGAAGCCGAAGACTTCTTGGAATTTCTCTTGGCCAAACGATCTCGCAAGAAAAAAGCAGCATTAAAATTGGACTGGCGTGGCGGCTTGCGCGACTTGCGGGACCGGTACACTTCCGTGGAACTCCAACACAAGGCTCAGGAATGGTGGGGAGATTAG
- a CDS encoding PIN domain-containing protein: MVGRLVYLLDTNIILELLLDQDHADQIAVFLNQAAPDSLHISEFSLYSIGVILLRLKRFDLFLQSVKDLFLSEVIGLVRLGVEDMAKVSQVAQAFGLDFDDSYQYIAAEKFNLELLSLDRDFDRTPRGRKTLEEVM; encoded by the coding sequence ATGGTGGGGAGATTAGTGTATCTCCTGGACACCAATATCATTCTGGAACTTCTCCTCGATCAAGACCACGCAGACCAGATCGCCGTGTTCCTCAACCAGGCTGCGCCGGACAGCCTCCATATCTCTGAATTTTCCCTTTATTCGATAGGCGTTATTCTCTTAAGGTTGAAGCGATTTGATCTCTTTCTCCAATCAGTGAAAGACTTGTTCCTCTCGGAAGTTATCGGCCTCGTGCGACTAGGGGTGGAGGATATGGCGAAAGTTAGCCAAGTTGCCCAAGCCTTTGGCCTCGATTTTGATGATTCCTATCAGTATATTGCCGCCGAAAAATTCAACTTAGAACTATTGAGTTTAGACCGCGATTTTGATCGGACTCCGCGGGGCCGCAAGACCTTGGAAGAAGTTATGTAG
- a CDS encoding type II toxin-antitoxin system HicB family antitoxin gives MKFRVIIEPDEDGVFVAQCPALPGCISQGATREEAQANIKEAITGYLESLKKHGEPIPPAITEEIVEVAV, from the coding sequence ATGAAATTCCGGGTTATCATCGAGCCGGATGAAGACGGTGTCTTTGTTGCCCAATGTCCAGCCTTGCCGGGGTGCATTTCTCAAGGGGCGACCCGGGAAGAAGCTCAGGCCAACATTAAAGAAGCTATTACCGGCTACTTAGAAAGCTTGAAAAAGCATGGGGAGCCGATTCCGCCAGCGATCACCGAGGAAATCGTGGAAGTGGCGGTATGA